The proteins below come from a single Nostoc sp. KVJ3 genomic window:
- a CDS encoding DUF1574 domain-containing protein: protein MKTVLPDRQQSLVQWVSQATGINTFGVKVRLRGNDLHILCEGTECPQRWRTLSDLLQALQQTNLDVLTSSEQTSIYQVFVYGRRKGEQRPKWCHRVYLNQIDKHLEQVEQALLADSEKSKQSGGALIVSNESLARQGNPEAIARYLSETLSTLGVSVLAKIKPYKSKNSQPEENRLWIFCQSSYSPDASLLAEPIAQKLRYLKLSGYQDAIIVSQVKGETAPDWLLRVDLTPPEVMLKEWARWGDVQAIARLLTEVLSGLKVAVQVSLKESTLHIFCIPAFDPLGNAPIPDKVVCLEAIAPQLEAIAPQGILAATIYGQKAGDKQPTWIDWLALPATTHPVFATSPLDLASTGDQSAIVFLLERLLNPDLDWRLLTGGIRVLLLNKNDLLHILCDAPVCPARQQVASKITQFIRLLKIPGIMGIRVYGRRAGNKEPFWHYGVDLEHRQRLVPEATPEFAATSKYVNDLVTSETSEPILRPDLTTEEVQSFVTEVARDWIATASATAKRFLLKSQLFTESDQPAEQSPDNQGLKIALVWGTLGLLLTLQTDWVLGRIIAQTTPSSSKVASALPSSSGQKVSLTSGKTQSEKTKFFSSTSKTKSPPNQSSVFNASEFTQRDDTPTQNLAAAPLKEKATATAILLAARSQMPSFNVRQLDEQLALYKQRLAINGTPPDVLVIGSSRALRGVDPGELSKALATQGYPNIDVFNFGINGATAQVVDFLLRHVLEPSELPKIIVWADGSRAFNGGREDITFKSIAASAGYKQAFQKAPETANNSDSPKNQENSEEQKVKEQKQEVSTYQAVNDSLNQALASLSASYQNRDQIKSLLQKQLLTLGGNQPVASQKQLTDGTSDESISQQAVDFDGFLPLSIRFNPARYYQKHSRVPGNYDNDYKSFQIEGQQDTAFQEVLQFTQSQKISLVFVNMPLTADYLDPVRRGYEQEFQQYMLRQATNPNFIYRDLSQRWPKANDYFSDPSHLNRFGAYEVSKKLANDPMIPWPVK from the coding sequence ATGAAAACAGTATTACCAGATCGCCAGCAATCCTTAGTGCAATGGGTAAGCCAAGCCACAGGGATCAACACTTTCGGGGTGAAAGTCCGGTTACGGGGAAACGATCTTCATATTCTTTGTGAAGGTACAGAATGTCCGCAGCGTTGGCGTACTTTGTCTGACTTGCTGCAAGCACTACAGCAAACAAACTTAGATGTCCTTACAAGCAGCGAACAAACCTCAATATATCAAGTATTTGTCTATGGCCGAAGAAAAGGGGAACAGCGCCCCAAATGGTGCCATCGGGTTTACTTAAATCAAATAGATAAGCATCTGGAGCAAGTAGAGCAAGCCTTGCTAGCAGACTCGGAAAAATCAAAACAATCGGGTGGGGCGCTGATTGTCTCTAACGAAAGTTTGGCACGCCAAGGCAACCCAGAGGCGATCGCTAGATATCTCAGCGAAACTCTGAGTACGTTAGGTGTATCGGTACTAGCTAAGATTAAGCCATATAAATCAAAGAACTCTCAGCCAGAAGAAAATCGCCTGTGGATATTTTGCCAGTCCAGCTATAGCCCCGATGCATCCTTGCTTGCGGAACCAATAGCACAGAAATTGCGTTATCTCAAGCTTTCGGGCTATCAAGATGCCATAATTGTTTCCCAAGTGAAGGGCGAAACTGCCCCTGATTGGCTGCTACGGGTGGATTTGACACCGCCAGAGGTAATGCTGAAAGAATGGGCGCGTTGGGGAGATGTCCAAGCGATCGCTCGATTATTAACTGAGGTACTATCAGGGTTAAAAGTTGCTGTCCAAGTTTCGCTAAAAGAATCAACCCTACATATCTTTTGTATCCCAGCTTTCGATCCTTTAGGAAATGCCCCAATCCCTGACAAGGTAGTGTGCTTAGAGGCGATTGCCCCCCAGCTAGAAGCGATCGCCCCCCAAGGCATTCTCGCCGCCACCATCTACGGGCAAAAAGCAGGTGACAAGCAACCCACTTGGATTGATTGGCTAGCTTTACCCGCCACAACCCATCCCGTCTTCGCCACATCACCCCTAGATTTGGCAAGTACTGGCGATCAATCAGCGATCGTATTTTTATTAGAGCGTTTACTCAATCCTGACCTGGATTGGCGTTTATTGACAGGGGGAATTCGTGTCCTTTTGCTAAACAAAAATGATTTACTACATATCTTATGTGATGCGCCTGTTTGTCCAGCGCGTCAACAAGTAGCAAGTAAAATTACGCAGTTTATCCGCCTGTTGAAGATTCCCGGTATTATGGGAATACGTGTCTACGGTCGCCGGGCTGGGAATAAAGAACCTTTTTGGCACTATGGTGTCGATCTTGAACATCGCCAACGTTTAGTACCAGAAGCAACCCCAGAATTCGCTGCTACTTCTAAATACGTTAATGATTTAGTAACCTCTGAGACTAGTGAGCCAATTTTGCGCCCCGACTTAACAACAGAAGAAGTTCAAAGTTTTGTAACAGAAGTAGCGCGAGATTGGATAGCAACTGCAAGTGCAACCGCGAAAAGATTCCTGTTAAAAAGCCAGTTATTTACTGAAAGCGACCAGCCAGCAGAACAAAGCCCTGACAATCAAGGACTTAAGATTGCTCTAGTTTGGGGGACATTAGGATTATTACTCACCCTGCAAACTGATTGGGTATTGGGTCGAATTATTGCACAGACTACGCCGAGTTCGTCAAAAGTGGCCAGTGCCTTACCTTCATCATCTGGGCAAAAGGTATCTTTGACATCTGGGAAAACTCAGAGCGAGAAAACGAAATTTTTTAGCAGCACTTCTAAAACAAAATCTCCTCCAAATCAGAGTTCTGTATTTAATGCTTCGGAATTTACCCAAAGGGATGATACCCCGACACAGAATTTGGCAGCCGCACCACTGAAAGAAAAAGCAACCGCAACAGCTATTCTTTTAGCAGCGCGATCGCAGATGCCAAGTTTCAATGTCAGGCAGTTAGATGAGCAACTAGCACTGTATAAACAGCGTTTGGCTATAAATGGTACACCGCCAGATGTATTGGTTATTGGTTCCTCCCGCGCCCTCAGAGGAGTAGATCCAGGAGAACTTTCTAAAGCTTTAGCGACTCAAGGTTATCCAAATATTGACGTATTTAACTTTGGCATCAACGGTGCTACTGCACAAGTTGTAGACTTTTTGCTTCGCCACGTACTAGAACCATCAGAACTGCCTAAAATAATTGTTTGGGCAGATGGCTCCCGTGCTTTCAACGGTGGACGCGAGGATATTACCTTTAAATCCATTGCTGCATCAGCTGGTTATAAACAAGCATTCCAAAAAGCACCAGAAACTGCGAATAACAGTGATTCACCCAAAAATCAGGAAAATTCGGAAGAACAGAAGGTAAAAGAACAAAAACAGGAAGTTAGCACCTATCAAGCTGTCAATGATTCATTAAATCAAGCTCTGGCATCTCTTTCTGCTAGCTATCAAAACCGCGACCAAATTAAAAGTTTACTCCAAAAACAACTGCTAACACTTGGCGGCAATCAGCCAGTTGCATCACAAAAACAGCTAACAGACGGTACTTCAGATGAAAGTATTTCCCAGCAAGCAGTTGATTTTGATGGCTTTCTACCTTTGTCAATCCGCTTCAATCCTGCTAGATACTATCAAAAACATTCTAGAGTTCCCGGAAATTACGACAACGACTATAAATCTTTTCAAATAGAAGGACAGCAAGATACTGCTTTCCAAGAAGTGCTTCAGTTTACCCAGTCTCAAAAAATTTCCTTAGTGTTTGTCAACATGCCTCTCACAGCAGATTATTTAGATCCAGTGCGTAGAGGATATGAGCAAGAATTTCAGCAATATATGTTGCGTCAAGCGACTAATCCCAACTTTATCTATCGAGATTTGAGCCAAAGGTGGCCAAAAGCCAATGACTACTTTTCCGATCCCAGCCACCTCAACCGCTTTGGAGCATACGAAGTCTCCAAAAAGCTGGCTAACGATCCCATGATTCCTTGGCCAGTGAAGTAA
- a CDS encoding MBOAT family O-acyltransferase has protein sequence MNFISIFYGLFLLSVLGIYWSLAQEKLRLWTLLIASLVFYSSLHIQYIPLLLALTFINFRVGLEIGKNTSPGKHSLDWQISNEEWQFAQGDWNRRRLKVLWLGITLNVLLLLAFKYFTPLFKFVFNIQTNSPDSSFKLIAPLGISFFTFECIAYLIDVYRGAPASDQFLKFATYKLFFAKLISGPITRYHNLANQFNTLEFPSADRVAQALWLIARGAVKKGIFADHLGIFVDLCFGNLQRAGSTDLWLATFAYGLQLYLDFNGYVDIARGSALLFGLVLPENFDFPYFSASIGEFWRRWHITLGDWLRNYVYFPLGGSRQGLVRTCWNLFTVMLIAGIWHGAALGYVVWGIFHGLALVVHRLTDAMSDRFEKLEHFWQNPLGIFVAWFLTQLMVFTSWIWFRLPNLEDSSLVIRHLWGYPADAQFAQKVYVDALNISQYQLTWILLTLAALMAVVYAFNRMLKLEFNWPIKLVFVPLCFYAVWLLAPEGSLPYIYFDF, from the coding sequence ATGAACTTTATATCAATTTTCTATGGGCTATTCTTGCTGAGTGTTTTAGGGATTTACTGGTCTTTAGCACAAGAAAAATTACGATTGTGGACGCTGCTAATTGCTAGTTTAGTTTTCTATTCATCTTTGCATATCCAGTACATACCATTGCTATTAGCATTGACATTTATTAATTTTCGTGTAGGGCTGGAAATTGGTAAAAATACATCACCAGGTAAACATTCTCTTGACTGGCAAATCTCTAATGAAGAATGGCAATTTGCTCAAGGTGATTGGAATCGTCGTCGTCTAAAAGTTTTGTGGCTAGGTATAACTCTCAATGTTTTACTATTATTAGCTTTTAAGTATTTCACCCCTTTATTTAAGTTTGTTTTCAATATCCAAACAAACTCACCAGATAGCTCTTTTAAATTGATTGCACCTTTGGGTATTTCATTTTTTACCTTTGAATGCATTGCTTATTTAATAGATGTCTATCGCGGTGCGCCTGCTAGCGATCAGTTTCTCAAATTTGCCACCTACAAATTATTCTTTGCAAAACTGATTTCCGGCCCAATTACGCGCTACCACAACTTAGCAAATCAATTCAATACGCTAGAATTTCCCAGTGCCGATAGAGTAGCACAGGCGCTATGGTTAATTGCTAGAGGCGCAGTCAAGAAAGGTATTTTTGCAGACCATCTGGGAATTTTTGTCGATTTATGTTTTGGTAACTTACAACGGGCGGGTAGTACCGATCTCTGGTTAGCGACATTCGCCTACGGCTTGCAGTTATATCTAGATTTCAACGGTTATGTAGATATTGCCCGTGGCAGTGCTTTGCTTTTCGGCTTAGTTTTACCTGAAAATTTTGACTTTCCCTACTTTAGCGCCAGTATTGGAGAATTCTGGCGGCGCTGGCATATCACTCTAGGAGATTGGCTACGTAACTATGTCTACTTTCCTTTAGGTGGTTCGCGTCAGGGTTTAGTCCGTACCTGCTGGAATTTATTTACTGTAATGCTAATCGCTGGTATCTGGCACGGCGCTGCTTTGGGTTATGTAGTTTGGGGCATATTCCACGGGTTAGCCTTGGTGGTTCATCGACTTACAGATGCCATGAGCGATCGCTTTGAAAAACTAGAACATTTCTGGCAAAATCCTCTAGGGATCTTCGTTGCTTGGTTCTTAACCCAACTGATGGTTTTTACCTCTTGGATTTGGTTCCGTCTACCTAATCTCGAAGACTCTTCTTTGGTAATTCGACACCTTTGGGGTTATCCGGCTGATGCTCAGTTTGCTCAAAAGGTCTATGTGGATGCCTTAAATATCAGCCAATACCAACTCACTTGGATACTTCTAACTTTAGCTGCTCTTATGGCTGTAGTCTATGCCTTCAACCGAATGCTGAAGTTAGAGTTTAACTGGCCCATTAAGCTTGTCTTTGTACCTCTATGTTTCTACGCTGTTTGGTTATTAGCTCCTGAAGGCAGTTTGCCCTACATCTACTTTGATTTTTAA
- the psbA gene encoding photosystem II q(b) protein, whose protein sequence is MTTTLQRRSDANVWDRFCEWITSTDNRIYIGWFGVLMIPTLIAATACFVIAFIAAPPVDIDGIREPVAGSLIYGNNIISGAVVPSSNAIGLHFYPIWEAASLDEWLYNGGPYQLVVFHFLIGCACYLGRQWELSYRLGMRPWICVAYSAPLASACAVFLIYPIGQGSFSDGMPLGISGTFNFMIVFQAEHNILMHPFHMLGVAGVFGGSLFSAMHGSLVTSSLVRETTETESLNYGYKFGQEEETYNIVAAHGYFGRLIFQYASFQNSRQLHFLLAAWPVIGIWFTALGISTMAFNLNGFNFNQSIIDSQGRVISTWADVINRANLGMEVMHERNAHNFPLDLAAGEVTPVAMTAPAING, encoded by the coding sequence ATGACCACAACCTTACAACGGCGCTCCGACGCTAACGTATGGGATCGCTTTTGCGAGTGGATTACCAGCACTGACAACCGGATCTACATCGGTTGGTTTGGTGTTTTAATGATCCCAACCCTAATAGCTGCTACTGCTTGCTTCGTAATCGCATTCATCGCAGCACCTCCAGTAGACATTGATGGTATCCGCGAACCAGTTGCAGGTTCTTTAATCTATGGGAATAACATTATTTCCGGTGCAGTTGTTCCTTCCTCCAACGCTATTGGTTTGCACTTCTACCCAATTTGGGAAGCTGCTTCCTTAGATGAGTGGTTGTACAACGGTGGCCCTTACCAGTTGGTAGTTTTCCACTTCTTGATCGGTTGCGCTTGCTACCTGGGTCGTCAGTGGGAACTTTCTTACCGCTTAGGTATGCGTCCTTGGATCTGCGTAGCTTACAGCGCACCTTTGGCTTCTGCTTGTGCAGTATTCTTGATCTACCCAATCGGTCAAGGTTCTTTCTCTGATGGTATGCCTTTGGGTATCTCTGGAACCTTCAACTTCATGATTGTGTTCCAAGCAGAACATAACATCTTGATGCACCCCTTCCACATGTTAGGTGTAGCTGGTGTATTCGGCGGTAGCTTGTTCTCTGCGATGCACGGTTCTCTAGTAACTTCTTCCTTGGTGCGTGAAACCACCGAAACCGAATCACTAAACTACGGTTACAAGTTCGGTCAAGAAGAAGAAACCTATAACATCGTTGCGGCACACGGCTACTTCGGTCGTTTAATTTTCCAATACGCATCATTTCAAAACAGCCGTCAATTGCACTTCTTGCTCGCAGCTTGGCCTGTCATTGGTATCTGGTTTACCGCTTTGGGTATCAGCACGATGGCGTTCAACTTGAACGGTTTCAACTTTAACCAATCAATTATTGACTCCCAAGGTCGCGTTATCAGCACCTGGGCAGACGTAATCAACCGCGCTAACTTGGGTATGGAAGTAATGCACGAGCGGAACGCTCACAACTTCCCCCTAGACTTAGCTGCTGGTGAAGTTACTCCTGTAGCAATGACTGCTCCTGCTATCAACGGTTAA
- a CDS encoding Uma2 family endonuclease produces the protein MAAFVEHSLNNNAFTPPLESGDRLTRHEFERRYTAMPNKKAELIEGVVYVASPLRFRNHGLPHGNLIIWLGNYKVSTPGVELGDNTTVRLDLDNEPQPDVLLLIDKPSRGQAQISEDDYIEGAPELVAEVAASSASIDLYDKKRAYRRNGVQEYIVWQTLENKLDWFCLQNGEYLLLVPDADGVIKSQVFPGLWLAVTSLITGDMTQVLAVLQQGLNSKEHTDFVKGLAL, from the coding sequence ATGGCGGCTTTTGTGGAACATAGCTTAAATAATAACGCTTTTACCCCTCCCTTAGAAAGTGGCGATCGCTTAACCCGCCACGAATTTGAGCGTCGTTATACAGCAATGCCTAATAAAAAAGCAGAATTAATCGAAGGAGTAGTCTACGTGGCATCACCCCTGCGTTTTAGAAATCATGGTTTACCTCATGGAAACTTAATTATCTGGTTAGGGAATTACAAAGTCTCCACTCCAGGGGTCGAACTAGGCGACAATACTACCGTGCGCTTGGATTTAGATAATGAACCACAGCCTGATGTTTTGCTGTTGATAGATAAACCATCTAGGGGACAGGCACAGATTAGTGAAGATGATTACATAGAAGGCGCACCGGAATTAGTCGCAGAAGTAGCAGCTAGTAGTGCATCTATTGATTTGTACGACAAAAAACGCGCCTACCGTCGCAACGGAGTACAGGAATATATCGTCTGGCAGACTTTAGAGAATAAACTTGACTGGTTCTGTTTGCAAAATGGTGAATATTTGCTACTTGTACCGGATGCAGATGGTGTAATTAAAAGTCAGGTATTTCCAGGTTTGTGGTTAGCTGTCACCTCACTAATTACAGGGGATATGACGCAAGTTTTAGCAGTGCTGCAACAAGGGTTAAATTCAAAAGAACACACAGATTTTGTTAAGGGTTTAGCTTTGTAA
- a CDS encoding malic enzyme-like NAD(P)-binding protein, which produces MTALTPNSSFSLTLRLQIPNRVGMLASITQAIATTGGNLGQIDLIEQSRKESTRDITVDAASTEHAETIVQAVKALPDIKLLSVYDRTFNLHRGGKISITSRIPLKSVSDLAMAYTPGVGRICTAIAQDPEEVYKLTIKQNTVAIVTDGSAVLGLGNLGPEAALPVMEGKAMLFKEFAGLDAFPICLATQDTDEIIQTVKNIAPVFGGVNLEDIAAPRCFEIEKRLREELDIPVFHDDQHGTAIVTLAALFNSLKLVHKSMAEIRIVINGAGAAGVAIARLLRKAGAEKIWMCDSKGIISTSRTDLTEEKLEFAVKAQGTLAGAMQGADVFIGVSAPGVLTPEMVHSMAKDPIVFAMANPIPEIQPELISKDVAVIATGRSDYPNQINNVLAFPGVFRGALDCRAKTITTTMYLEAANAIASLVKPSDLDREHIIPSVFDERVVNAVAAAVQQAARQEGIAHN; this is translated from the coding sequence ATGACAGCCCTAACTCCTAATTCTAGTTTTAGTTTGACATTGCGCTTGCAGATTCCCAATCGTGTGGGAATGTTAGCCTCTATAACCCAGGCGATCGCAACCACTGGCGGTAATCTCGGTCAAATTGATTTAATCGAGCAAAGCCGCAAAGAATCAACCCGCGATATTACCGTTGATGCAGCTAGTACCGAACACGCTGAAACCATTGTCCAAGCAGTAAAAGCATTGCCAGACATCAAGTTACTCAGTGTCTACGATCGCACCTTTAACTTGCATCGCGGTGGCAAAATCAGCATCACTAGCAGAATCCCTCTGAAAAGTGTTTCCGATCTAGCAATGGCTTACACGCCCGGAGTCGGTCGAATTTGTACAGCGATCGCTCAAGATCCAGAGGAGGTTTACAAGTTAACTATCAAGCAAAACACTGTTGCCATTGTTACTGATGGTAGCGCCGTTTTGGGATTGGGAAATCTCGGCCCAGAGGCGGCTCTCCCAGTCATGGAAGGCAAAGCAATGCTATTCAAGGAATTTGCTGGGCTAGATGCTTTCCCCATTTGTCTGGCCACCCAAGATACAGATGAGATTATCCAAACAGTTAAGAATATCGCGCCCGTTTTTGGGGGTGTGAATTTAGAAGATATCGCTGCACCTCGCTGCTTTGAAATTGAAAAGAGATTGCGCGAAGAGTTAGATATCCCCGTTTTTCATGATGACCAACACGGAACGGCGATTGTCACCTTGGCAGCATTGTTTAACTCCCTAAAACTGGTACATAAGTCAATGGCGGAAATCCGCATCGTGATTAACGGTGCTGGAGCGGCAGGAGTGGCGATCGCTCGGTTACTCCGTAAAGCTGGGGCAGAAAAAATCTGGATGTGCGATTCTAAAGGGATTATCTCTACCAGTCGCACCGATTTGACAGAAGAAAAACTTGAATTTGCCGTGAAAGCTCAGGGGACATTAGCTGGGGCAATGCAAGGGGCAGATGTGTTTATTGGTGTCAGCGCCCCAGGAGTTTTGACACCAGAGATGGTACATTCAATGGCGAAAGACCCAATTGTGTTTGCAATGGCCAATCCCATTCCAGAGATCCAGCCAGAATTAATCAGTAAGGATGTTGCCGTCATCGCTACCGGTCGCAGTGACTACCCCAATCAAATCAATAACGTCCTGGCTTTTCCTGGGGTATTCCGTGGGGCTTTAGATTGTCGTGCCAAGACAATTACCACCACAATGTACCTAGAAGCCGCAAATGCGATCGCTTCTTTAGTCAAGCCATCAGACTTAGATCGGGAACATATTATTCCTTCAGTCTTTGATGAG